A DNA window from Bradyrhizobium barranii subsp. barranii contains the following coding sequences:
- a CDS encoding LacI family DNA-binding transcriptional regulator, protein MVAGSKRARGGRGRVKLEEVARKANVSTATVSRAFNEPDKVSEEVRQRVKDAARALNWIPNAAGRALASRRTHIAGAIIPTLDDEIFAHQIGGMQTVFSERGFTLFLGCSNYDPDEGLRQAEAMLARGVEAIAVVGENHPPELFDALNSRGIPYVVTYSYNKLSPHPCIGFDNRAAFSRMTEHLLSLGHRRFAAIFQPDTNNDRVKDRLRGVSEALAAAGLEIAAQDLMMGPSTLEFGAASFAGLMTQAVDVRPTAIVCGNDNLALGALMAARECGLDAPGDFSITGFDDLAISSRFSPGLTTMKVDNQEIGVLAANELLAVIAGRQAQAQSREVVPVLKIRDSAGHARGA, encoded by the coding sequence ATGGTGGCAGGTTCAAAGAGAGCGCGTGGAGGCCGCGGCCGCGTCAAGCTCGAGGAGGTCGCCCGCAAGGCCAATGTCTCGACCGCGACCGTCTCGCGTGCCTTCAACGAACCCGACAAGGTCTCCGAAGAGGTCAGGCAGCGGGTCAAGGACGCGGCACGCGCGCTGAACTGGATTCCCAATGCTGCCGGACGGGCGCTGGCCTCGCGCCGGACGCATATCGCCGGCGCCATCATCCCGACCCTGGACGACGAAATCTTCGCCCACCAGATCGGCGGCATGCAGACCGTCTTCAGCGAACGCGGCTTCACGCTGTTCCTGGGCTGCTCGAACTATGATCCGGACGAGGGCCTGCGGCAGGCCGAAGCGATGCTTGCGCGCGGTGTGGAAGCAATTGCCGTGGTCGGTGAAAATCATCCCCCCGAGCTTTTTGACGCGCTCAACTCGCGCGGCATTCCCTATGTGGTGACGTACTCCTACAACAAGCTGTCACCGCATCCGTGCATCGGCTTTGATAATCGCGCCGCGTTCAGCCGCATGACGGAGCATCTGCTGTCGCTCGGCCATCGCCGGTTTGCCGCCATCTTCCAGCCCGACACCAACAACGACCGCGTGAAGGACAGGCTTCGCGGCGTCAGCGAAGCGCTCGCGGCCGCGGGTTTGGAAATCGCGGCACAGGATCTGATGATGGGTCCCTCGACACTGGAGTTCGGCGCGGCCAGCTTTGCCGGATTGATGACGCAAGCCGTCGACGTCCGGCCGACCGCGATCGTTTGCGGCAACGACAATCTGGCGCTCGGTGCGTTGATGGCCGCGCGGGAATGCGGCCTGGACGCGCCCGGGGATTTTTCGATCACCGGCTTCGATGATCTTGCGATTTCATCGCGCTTTTCTCCGGGGCTTACGACGATGAAGGTCGACAATCAGGAGATCGGCGTCCTGGCGGCCAACGAGCTCCTCGCCGTGATCGCGGGCCGGCAAGCGCAGGCGCAGTCCCGCGAAGTCGTGCCCGTTCTGAAAATCCGCGACAGCGCAGGTCACGCCAGGGGCGCCTGA
- a CDS encoding ABC transporter substrate-binding protein, whose amino-acid sequence MAVSLLLPMMGTASPAAAEEKLVVWWNKGYYKAEEDALLAVIKKFEAKTGVKVELSQYATQDMMPKLVAALDAGSPPDVTYADTYHFQGAGKWASEGKLVDLGSVLAPIKGEFSPQSLETVMLYNDKTKAKAYYAFPLKQATLHLHYWKDMLEEGGLKETDIPKDWKGYWSFWCDKAQPAVRKASGKRIYGVGHPMGVDATDSFISFLVFMDAYNVVLVDDNGKLLVDDPKVKAGLVAAMTDYVEIAAKGCTPQSATSWKDPDNNVAFHNKTTIMTHNSTVSLPGKWLDDAGNETLTAEQRDEAKKNYNDRIRTMVWPNKPDGTPVHTRASVVVGLIFEQAKNKDRAKEFVSFLLRDENLQPYVEGALGRWFPVKTAAQKSAFWDGDVHRRAVRDQFFAGVGGYEMSKNYKFTTLNNENVWMKAVNAIVTNKVPVDKAVDDMIARIKEVAGN is encoded by the coding sequence ATGGCGGTTTCGCTGCTCTTGCCGATGATGGGAACGGCGAGCCCGGCGGCCGCCGAGGAGAAGCTCGTCGTCTGGTGGAACAAGGGCTACTACAAGGCCGAGGAAGACGCGCTGCTCGCCGTCATCAAGAAGTTCGAGGCCAAGACCGGGGTCAAGGTCGAGCTGTCGCAATATGCGACGCAGGACATGATGCCGAAGCTGGTGGCGGCGCTCGATGCCGGCAGTCCGCCCGACGTGACCTATGCGGACACCTACCATTTCCAAGGCGCCGGCAAGTGGGCCTCCGAAGGCAAGCTGGTCGATCTCGGCTCCGTGCTCGCACCGATCAAGGGCGAGTTCTCCCCGCAGTCGCTCGAAACGGTCATGCTGTACAACGACAAGACCAAGGCGAAGGCCTACTACGCCTTCCCGCTGAAGCAGGCGACGCTGCATCTGCATTATTGGAAGGACATGCTGGAGGAGGGAGGTCTCAAGGAGACCGACATCCCGAAGGACTGGAAGGGCTATTGGTCGTTCTGGTGTGACAAGGCGCAACCGGCCGTGCGCAAGGCGTCCGGCAAGCGCATCTACGGCGTCGGCCATCCGATGGGCGTCGACGCCACCGACAGCTTCATCTCGTTCCTGGTGTTCATGGACGCCTACAACGTCGTGCTCGTCGACGACAACGGCAAGCTCCTGGTCGACGATCCCAAGGTGAAGGCGGGTCTCGTCGCCGCCATGACGGACTATGTCGAGATCGCCGCGAAAGGCTGCACGCCGCAATCGGCGACGAGCTGGAAGGATCCCGACAACAACGTCGCCTTCCACAACAAGACGACGATCATGACGCACAACTCGACGGTTTCGCTCCCCGGCAAATGGCTCGACGACGCCGGCAACGAGACGCTCACCGCCGAGCAGCGCGACGAAGCCAAGAAAAACTATAATGACCGCATCCGCACCATGGTCTGGCCAAACAAGCCGGATGGTACGCCGGTCCACACCCGCGCCTCCGTGGTGGTCGGCTTGATCTTCGAGCAGGCGAAGAACAAGGACCGGGCCAAGGAGTTCGTCTCGTTCCTGCTGCGCGACGAGAATCTCCAGCCCTATGTCGAAGGTGCGCTCGGTCGCTGGTTCCCGGTCAAGACGGCCGCGCAGAAGTCCGCCTTCTGGGACGGCGACGTTCATCGCCGCGCCGTGCGCGACCAGTTCTTCGCCGGCGTCGGCGGCTACGAGATGAGCAAGAACTACAAGTTCACCACCCTCAACAACGAGAACGTCTGGATGAAGGCCGTGAACGCCATCGTCACCAACAAGGTGCCGGTCGACAAGGCCGTCGACGACATGATCGCGCGCATCAAGGAAGTGGCCGGCAACTGA
- a CDS encoding dihydrodipicolinate synthase family protein gives MTATIKGIIPVMLTPFTEADAIDYAGLENLIEWYIANGADALFAVAQSSEMQFLSLEERVALARFVVRQAAGRVPVIASGHVSESRDDQVTELTSIAATGVDGLVLVTNRFDPKRQGGTVFMDNLRHLLDALPADLPLGLYECPAPFRRLMSDDELAFCAESGRFAILKDVSCDLETVKRRVALTKNSSLAIVNANAAIAFDAIRSGSAGFTGVFTNFHPDLYKWLLTDSARHPALADDLSVYLALAAMAEPMGYPKLAKLYHQRLGTFACARSRTIDFDIRERFWALDALLDKIMQGQASFRARIAATR, from the coding sequence GTGACCGCAACCATCAAGGGCATCATTCCGGTGATGCTGACGCCGTTCACCGAAGCCGACGCGATCGACTATGCGGGCCTCGAAAACCTCATCGAATGGTACATCGCCAATGGCGCGGATGCGCTGTTCGCCGTGGCCCAGTCGAGCGAGATGCAGTTTTTGAGCCTCGAGGAGCGCGTCGCACTGGCGCGCTTCGTCGTGCGGCAGGCGGCGGGCCGGGTGCCTGTCATCGCGTCAGGCCACGTCAGTGAATCCCGCGACGATCAAGTGACCGAGCTGACCTCCATCGCCGCGACCGGCGTGGACGGACTGGTGCTGGTGACGAACCGGTTCGATCCGAAGCGGCAGGGCGGCACGGTCTTCATGGATAATCTGCGCCATCTGCTCGATGCGCTGCCCGCCGATCTTCCGCTCGGCCTCTACGAATGTCCCGCGCCGTTCCGGCGGCTCATGTCCGACGACGAGCTGGCGTTCTGCGCCGAGAGCGGGCGCTTCGCGATCCTCAAGGACGTGTCCTGCGACCTCGAGACCGTGAAGCGTCGCGTGGCGCTGACGAAAAACTCCTCGCTCGCCATCGTCAATGCCAATGCGGCGATCGCCTTCGACGCCATCAGAAGCGGATCCGCCGGCTTCACCGGCGTGTTCACGAACTTCCATCCCGATCTCTACAAATGGCTGTTGACCGACAGCGCGCGGCATCCGGCGCTGGCGGACGATCTCTCGGTCTATCTCGCGCTCGCGGCGATGGCCGAGCCGATGGGATATCCCAAGCTGGCCAAGCTGTACCATCAGAGGCTCGGCACGTTCGCCTGCGCCCGCAGCCGGACCATCGATTTCGACATCCGTGAGCGCTTCTGGGCGCTCGATGCACTGCTCGACAAGATCATGCAGGGGCAGGCGAGCTTCCGCGCAAGGATCGCGGCCACGCGCTGA
- a CDS encoding SDR family NAD(P)-dependent oxidoreductase, protein MDQRPHALVTGASSGIGAAIVEQLLRDGWRVTGISRRLATFDHPAFDHLSLDLDDVDSIADALAGFTPTALVHAAGLLKVGALGSLDHDDGAAMWRLHVDVAGRLANALAPRLPNGGRIVFIGSRTASGAAGRGQYAATKAALVALARSWALELAPRGITVNVVAPAATETPMLKDPSRANVTPKLPPIGRFIRPEEVAAAVAFLLSTEAAAITGQQLVVCGGSSL, encoded by the coding sequence ATGGACCAGAGGCCTCACGCGCTGGTGACGGGCGCAAGCTCGGGGATTGGTGCGGCGATCGTCGAGCAGCTGCTGCGCGACGGCTGGCGCGTCACCGGGATCAGCCGCCGCCTTGCGACGTTCGACCATCCGGCGTTCGATCATTTGTCGCTCGACCTGGATGATGTCGACAGCATTGCCGACGCCTTGGCAGGCTTCACGCCGACCGCGCTGGTTCATGCCGCGGGCCTGCTCAAGGTCGGTGCGCTCGGATCGCTCGACCATGACGACGGCGCGGCGATGTGGCGGCTGCATGTCGACGTCGCCGGGCGCCTCGCCAATGCGCTGGCGCCGCGCCTGCCGAACGGCGGACGCATCGTCTTCATAGGCAGCCGCACCGCATCGGGCGCCGCGGGCCGCGGGCAATATGCCGCGACCAAGGCGGCGCTGGTCGCGCTGGCGCGGTCTTGGGCGCTCGAGCTCGCACCTCGCGGCATCACCGTCAACGTCGTTGCCCCCGCCGCAACCGAGACGCCGATGCTGAAGGATCCCTCGCGCGCCAATGTCACGCCAAAGCTGCCGCCGATCGGCCGCTTCATCCGCCCGGAGGAAGTCGCAGCCGCCGTGGCCTTCCTGCTCTCGACGGAAGCAGCCGCCATCACCGGGCAGCAGCTCGTCGTCTGCGGCGGCAGCTCGCTCTAG
- a CDS encoding sialidase family protein — translation MIIATGIVTTDIGIAADGVVRPAAGDPDRSDAFIPSPCVQNHAANLMPLANGDLACVWFGGTQEGMSDISVYFSRLPRGATQWSPAEKLSDDKGRSEQNPVLFPAPDGTLWLMWTAQLAGNQDTALIRRRLSRDNGRSWGPIETLFPEQRGRGTFIRQPIVVLDNGDWLLPMFYCHSTPGQKWNGDEDTSAVKISSDSGATWRDVDVPGSRGCVHMCIARLDDGSLIALYRSRWADNIYQSRSTDHGRTWSAPVQTVLPNNNSSIQVTRLGNGHLALVFNDSSARDATGRRLSLYDEIEDDLPPVLAGDGKTTDERTAFWGAPRAPMTLAVSADGGRTWSKRNVETGGGFCMTNNSRDQTNRELSYPSVKETADGAIHMAFTFHRRAIKYVRVTEPWVKRATRG, via the coding sequence ATGATCATCGCTACCGGGATCGTGACCACCGACATCGGGATCGCCGCCGATGGCGTCGTTCGCCCGGCCGCCGGCGATCCCGACCGGTCCGACGCTTTCATTCCCTCGCCTTGCGTGCAGAACCACGCCGCCAATCTGATGCCGCTCGCGAACGGCGATCTGGCTTGCGTCTGGTTCGGCGGCACGCAGGAGGGCATGTCGGACATCTCGGTCTATTTTTCGCGCCTGCCCCGCGGCGCGACGCAATGGTCTCCCGCCGAAAAGCTGTCCGACGACAAGGGACGTTCGGAGCAGAACCCGGTACTGTTTCCCGCACCTGACGGCACGCTGTGGCTGATGTGGACGGCGCAGCTGGCCGGAAACCAGGACACCGCGCTGATCCGCCGCCGCCTCTCCCGCGACAACGGCAGGAGCTGGGGCCCGATCGAGACGCTGTTTCCCGAGCAGCGCGGCCGCGGCACCTTCATCCGGCAGCCGATCGTCGTGCTCGACAATGGCGACTGGCTGCTGCCCATGTTCTATTGCCACAGCACGCCGGGACAGAAATGGAACGGCGACGAGGACACCAGCGCGGTGAAGATCTCGTCCGATTCCGGCGCGACCTGGCGCGACGTCGACGTCCCCGGCAGCCGCGGCTGCGTGCATATGTGCATCGCGCGCCTCGACGACGGCTCGCTGATTGCCCTTTACCGCAGCCGCTGGGCGGACAACATCTATCAGAGCCGGTCCACCGATCACGGCCGCACCTGGTCGGCGCCGGTCCAGACCGTGCTGCCCAACAACAACTCCTCGATCCAGGTCACGCGGCTTGGCAACGGTCATCTCGCGCTGGTCTTCAACGACTCCAGCGCCAGGGATGCGACCGGGCGCCGCCTCTCGCTCTATGACGAGATCGAGGACGATTTGCCGCCCGTGCTCGCCGGCGACGGCAAGACGACGGACGAACGCACCGCGTTCTGGGGCGCGCCGCGGGCGCCGATGACGCTGGCCGTCTCCGCCGACGGCGGGCGGACGTGGAGCAAACGCAACGTCGAGACCGGTGGCGGCTTTTGCATGACCAACAATTCACGCGATCAGACCAATCGCGAACTGTCCTATCCTTCGGTCAAGGAGACCGCCGACGGGGCGATCCACATGGCCTTCACCTTCCATCGCCGCGCGATCAAATATGTGCGCGTGACCGAGCCATGGGTGAAGCGCGCCACGCGGGGCTGA
- a CDS encoding sodium:solute symporter family protein produces MQAILNGDSTLIVAMIVAYIAFTSWLTFRLRSRTSDQFMTGARAMPAVVVGVLMMSEFVGAKSAVGTAQEAFQSGIAAGWAVLGASIGFLLFGFLMVKKLYSSGEYTISAAIAQKYGKSTMLTVSVIMIYALLLVNVGNYVSGAAAIATALHVSMPVAMCIIAVVSTFYYVFGGLKGVAWVTILHSAIKVVGIVIIFSVAMSLTGGIAPIQAKLPAYYFSWDGKIGFATIFAWTFGTVGAIFSTQFIVQAISSTPSADDARRATFYAAAFCLPLGFLLALIGVAAKFLYPDMNSLYALPVFLEKMPPLASAFVTTSLVASIFVSVCTVALAIDSLVVRDFYVPYWKPTPERELKMTRLFSVAIGIAPLVFVFFIPEILKLSFFTRALRLSITIIAMMGFYLPLFASNRGATAGLIGAAISTTAWYMLGNPFGIDNMYVAAATPLVVMAVERLVMGRAPAAATTPQPNALMERTST; encoded by the coding sequence ATGCAAGCCATCCTCAATGGCGACAGCACGCTCATCGTCGCGATGATCGTCGCCTACATCGCCTTCACGTCCTGGCTCACGTTCAGGCTGCGCAGCAGGACCAGCGATCAGTTCATGACGGGCGCACGCGCGATGCCGGCGGTGGTCGTCGGCGTGCTGATGATGTCTGAATTCGTCGGCGCCAAATCGGCCGTCGGCACGGCGCAGGAAGCGTTTCAGTCGGGCATAGCGGCGGGGTGGGCCGTGCTCGGCGCCTCGATCGGCTTCCTGCTGTTCGGGTTCCTGATGGTGAAGAAGCTCTACAGTTCCGGCGAATACACCATCTCGGCGGCGATCGCGCAGAAATACGGCAAGTCCACCATGCTCACGGTGTCGGTGATCATGATCTACGCGCTGCTGCTCGTGAACGTCGGCAACTATGTGAGCGGCGCGGCCGCAATCGCCACCGCACTGCATGTCAGCATGCCCGTTGCGATGTGCATCATCGCCGTGGTCAGCACCTTCTACTACGTGTTCGGCGGGCTGAAGGGCGTCGCCTGGGTGACGATCCTGCACAGCGCCATCAAGGTCGTCGGTATCGTCATCATATTCTCGGTTGCGATGTCGCTGACCGGCGGCATCGCGCCGATCCAGGCCAAGCTGCCCGCCTATTACTTCAGCTGGGACGGCAAGATCGGCTTTGCGACCATCTTCGCCTGGACCTTTGGCACCGTCGGCGCGATCTTCTCGACCCAGTTCATCGTGCAGGCGATCTCATCGACGCCGAGCGCCGATGACGCGCGCAGGGCCACCTTCTATGCGGCGGCGTTCTGCCTGCCGCTCGGATTCCTGCTCGCCTTGATCGGCGTCGCCGCGAAATTCCTCTATCCCGACATGAACAGCCTCTACGCGCTGCCGGTGTTTTTGGAGAAGATGCCGCCGCTGGCCTCGGCTTTCGTGACGACCTCGCTCGTCGCCTCGATCTTCGTCAGCGTCTGCACGGTGGCGCTCGCGATCGACTCGCTGGTGGTCCGCGACTTCTACGTCCCCTACTGGAAGCCAACGCCGGAGCGGGAGCTGAAGATGACCCGCCTGTTCTCGGTGGCGATCGGCATTGCACCGCTGGTCTTCGTCTTCTTCATTCCTGAAATCCTCAAGCTGTCGTTCTTCACGCGCGCGCTGCGCCTGTCGATCACCATCATCGCGATGATGGGGTTCTATTTGCCGCTGTTTGCCAGCAACCGCGGCGCCACCGCGGGCCTGATCGGCGCGGCGATCTCGACGACGGCCTGGTACATGCTCGGAAACCCCTTCGGCATCGACAACATGTATGTCGCGGCCGCGACGCCGCTGGTGGTGATGGCGGTCGAGCGCCTGGTGATGGGCCGCGCTCCGGCCGCCGCCACGACGCCGCAGCCAAATGCATTGATGGAAAGGACTTCGACATGA
- a CDS encoding amidohydrolase produces the protein MPPELHQKLTQWRRHLHAHPELGLHEKATSAFVQEKLTELGIPFEAGIGGHGVVATLTRGAAQGRVGLRADMDALPITEDTGLPYASTTSGVMHACGHDGHTASLLGAAALLVADTGWSGTVDFIFQPAEEGLGGARAMVGAGLFDRFPMTRVFGFHNWPGLAAGTIAVHDGVVMASGGRVSITIDGHAGHAGMPHLTRDPVMAAGHLIVALQSVVSRSIDPLDTAVLSLCTLEGGTARNQIAGRVTIGGTLRYHRDAVKDVILARIGEVCAGIATTFGVKVTPEIVMGVGVVVNTPAEAGLARLAAERVQTEVRRDLAPSMAGEDFAFFLKQCPGAFAWIGNGELRDGAELHGPRYDFNDAILPVASSWMAEVAKVALKSN, from the coding sequence TTGCCCCCCGAGCTGCACCAGAAACTGACCCAGTGGCGCCGGCATCTGCATGCGCACCCGGAACTGGGCCTCCACGAGAAGGCCACCTCGGCCTTCGTGCAGGAGAAGCTCACCGAGCTCGGCATTCCCTTCGAAGCGGGCATCGGCGGCCACGGCGTCGTTGCGACGCTGACGCGAGGGGCGGCGCAGGGCCGCGTCGGCCTGCGCGCCGACATGGATGCGCTGCCGATCACCGAGGACACCGGCCTGCCCTACGCCTCGACGACATCAGGCGTGATGCATGCCTGCGGTCATGACGGGCACACCGCCTCGCTGCTCGGCGCGGCCGCGCTGCTGGTGGCCGACACCGGCTGGAGCGGCACCGTCGACTTCATCTTCCAGCCGGCCGAGGAAGGACTTGGCGGCGCGCGCGCGATGGTCGGCGCCGGCCTGTTCGACCGCTTTCCGATGACGCGGGTGTTCGGCTTCCACAACTGGCCCGGGCTCGCAGCCGGCACCATTGCGGTCCACGACGGCGTCGTGATGGCCTCCGGCGGACGCGTCAGCATCACCATCGACGGCCATGCCGGACATGCCGGCATGCCGCATCTGACCCGCGATCCCGTCATGGCGGCGGGACACCTGATCGTGGCGCTGCAATCGGTCGTGTCGCGCAGCATCGATCCGCTCGACACCGCCGTGCTCTCGCTGTGCACGCTCGAAGGCGGCACGGCGCGCAACCAGATCGCAGGACGCGTCACCATCGGCGGCACGCTGCGGTATCATCGCGACGCGGTGAAGGACGTCATCCTGGCGCGGATCGGAGAGGTCTGCGCAGGCATTGCAACGACCTTCGGCGTCAAGGTCACGCCCGAAATCGTCATGGGCGTCGGCGTGGTGGTCAACACGCCTGCCGAGGCGGGCCTGGCGCGCCTTGCCGCGGAGAGGGTGCAGACCGAGGTGCGACGCGATCTCGCGCCGAGCATGGCCGGCGAGGATTTCGCCTTCTTCCTCAAGCAGTGCCCCGGCGCCTTCGCCTGGATCGGCAACGGTGAATTGCGCGACGGCGCCGAGCTGCACGGCCCGCGCTACGATTTCAACGACGCGATTTTGCCGGTCGCCTCGAGCTGGATGGCCGAGGTCGCCAAGGTGGCGCTGAAGTCGAACTGA
- a CDS encoding mandelate racemase/muconate lactonizing enzyme family protein has protein sequence MARISTIETGFYRIPLPVTLSDSTHGEIAAFELITCRIRDADGAEGVGYTYTVGRNGGATADILKREIPPLVEGREADDTEAIWHHVWWGLHYGGRGGPAVLALSALDIALWDLKARRAKLPLFHLLGGFDAHVPCYAGGIDLDLSVEALLAQTDGNLAKGFRAIKMKVGRPDLKSDVARVAAMRKHLGDGFPLMADANMKWTVEDAIRAARAFVPYDLTWLEEPVIPDDVAGHARIMQAGGVPIAAGENLRSLWEFKNYIVAGAVSYPEPDVTNCGGVSAFMKIARLAEAFNLPVTSHGAHDITVHLLAACPNRSYLEAHGFGLDKYIEHPLVLEDGKALAPDRPGHGISFDWKGLAKLSP, from the coding sequence ATGGCACGCATCTCGACAATCGAGACCGGGTTCTACCGGATCCCTCTCCCCGTCACGCTGTCCGACTCCACGCATGGCGAGATCGCGGCATTCGAGCTGATCACCTGCCGCATCCGCGATGCCGACGGCGCGGAAGGCGTCGGCTACACCTACACGGTCGGGCGCAATGGCGGGGCGACTGCGGACATCCTCAAGCGCGAGATCCCGCCACTCGTCGAAGGACGCGAGGCCGACGACACCGAAGCGATCTGGCATCACGTCTGGTGGGGCCTGCATTATGGCGGGCGCGGCGGACCGGCGGTGCTGGCGCTGTCCGCGCTCGACATCGCGTTGTGGGACCTGAAGGCGCGGCGCGCGAAATTGCCGCTGTTCCACCTGCTCGGCGGCTTCGATGCGCACGTGCCCTGCTATGCCGGCGGCATCGACCTCGATCTCTCCGTCGAGGCGCTGCTCGCCCAGACCGACGGCAACCTCGCCAAGGGCTTTCGCGCCATCAAGATGAAGGTCGGCCGGCCCGATCTCAAATCCGACGTCGCGCGCGTCGCGGCCATGCGCAAACATCTCGGCGACGGCTTTCCGCTGATGGCGGACGCCAACATGAAATGGACGGTCGAGGACGCGATCCGCGCCGCCCGCGCCTTCGTCCCCTACGACCTCACCTGGCTCGAGGAGCCTGTTATCCCCGACGACGTCGCGGGCCATGCCCGCATCATGCAGGCCGGCGGCGTGCCGATCGCGGCCGGCGAGAATCTGCGCTCGCTGTGGGAGTTCAAGAACTACATCGTCGCCGGCGCGGTATCCTATCCCGAGCCTGACGTCACCAATTGCGGTGGCGTGAGTGCGTTCATGAAGATCGCGCGGCTGGCGGAGGCGTTCAATCTCCCGGTCACCAGCCACGGCGCGCACGACATCACGGTGCATCTGCTCGCGGCCTGCCCGAACCGCTCGTATCTGGAAGCGCATGGATTCGGGCTGGACAAGTATATCGAGCACCCGCTGGTGCTCGAGGACGGCAAGGCGCTGGCGCCGGACCGTCCGGGCCATGGCATCAGCTTCGACTGGAAAGGGCTGGCGAAGCTCTCGCCGTAG
- a CDS encoding M20/M25/M40 family metallo-hydrolase, which translates to MPVDTKAATDRLMRFLAVEGVTGQEAAIGRELTAALKESGVPAKAIRLDDANTRIPVPTETGNLIVDLPGRGALHNQPRIMFMTHMDTVPLCAGAKPKKSGRKIVNEAKTALGGDNRCGCGVLVTLAAELAKQKLDHPPITLLFCVREESGLYGARHVKLDELGSPAMAFNYDGGSASNVIIGAVGADRWNVEIFGRASHAGVAPERGISSTMIMALALADVKAGGWFGKVVKGKSQGTSNVGPVTGGEGRPAGDATNVVTDYVHVRGESRSHDGKFFKEITKAYKAAFEKAAKKVTNAQGKSGKVKFKAETDYFPFRMKDNLPVVKRAVEAVSAIGGTPNVRTANGGLDANWMVRHGVPTVTFGAGQNEAHTIDEWINLDEYDRACALAVQLATMR; encoded by the coding sequence ATGCCTGTCGACACCAAAGCCGCCACCGACCGCCTCATGCGCTTCCTCGCCGTCGAGGGCGTCACCGGACAGGAGGCGGCGATCGGGCGTGAGCTCACCGCCGCGCTAAAGGAGAGCGGCGTGCCGGCGAAGGCGATCCGGCTCGACGACGCCAACACCCGCATTCCCGTGCCGACCGAGACCGGCAACCTCATCGTCGACCTGCCCGGCCGCGGCGCGCTGCACAACCAGCCGCGCATCATGTTCATGACCCACATGGACACCGTGCCGCTGTGTGCCGGCGCCAAGCCGAAGAAGTCCGGCCGCAAGATCGTCAACGAGGCCAAGACCGCACTCGGCGGCGACAACCGCTGCGGCTGCGGCGTGCTGGTGACGCTGGCCGCCGAGCTCGCCAAGCAGAAGCTCGATCATCCCCCGATCACGCTGCTGTTCTGCGTGCGCGAAGAGAGCGGGCTCTACGGCGCGCGCCACGTCAAGCTCGACGAGCTCGGCTCGCCGGCGATGGCCTTCAATTATGACGGCGGCTCGGCCTCCAACGTCATCATCGGCGCCGTCGGCGCGGACCGCTGGAATGTCGAGATCTTCGGCCGCGCCTCGCATGCGGGCGTCGCACCGGAGCGCGGCATCTCCTCGACCATGATCATGGCGCTCGCGCTCGCGGACGTGAAGGCCGGCGGCTGGTTCGGCAAGGTCGTGAAGGGCAAGAGCCAAGGCACCAGCAATGTCGGCCCCGTCACCGGCGGCGAGGGCCGCCCGGCGGGCGATGCCACCAACGTCGTCACCGACTACGTCCATGTGCGCGGCGAGAGCCGCAGCCACGACGGCAAATTCTTCAAGGAGATCACCAAGGCCTACAAGGCCGCGTTCGAGAAGGCCGCCAAGAAGGTGACGAACGCGCAAGGCAAGTCCGGCAAGGTCAAGTTCAAGGCCGAGACCGACTATTTTCCGTTCCGCATGAAGGACAATCTCCCCGTCGTCAAACGCGCGGTCGAGGCGGTGTCCGCGATCGGCGGCACCCCGAACGTCCGCACCGCCAATGGCGGCCTCGATGCCAACTGGATGGTCCGCCACGGCGTTCCCACCGTGACCTTCGGTGCCGGCCAGAACGAGGCGCACACGATCGACGAGTGGATCAACCTCGACGAATACGACCGCGCCTGCGCGCTGGCCGTGCAGCTCGCGACAATGCGGTGA
- a CDS encoding outer membrane protein, translated as MTGFVVGAGLEYALLPNLSLKAEYNYFDFGTNGYTLNCTSSPGCATPFFPATVRQNMQTVMLGVNWRFNSALTPLVARY; from the coding sequence GTGACGGGATTCGTCGTCGGCGCCGGCCTCGAATATGCGCTGCTGCCAAACCTGTCGTTGAAGGCCGAATACAATTATTTCGACTTTGGAACGAACGGCTACACCCTGAACTGCACCAGCAGTCCCGGATGTGCTACTCCCTTCTTCCCGGCCACCGTCCGGCAGAACATGCAAACCGTCATGCTGGGCGTGAATTGGCGATTCAATTCTGCCCTCACCCCGCTCGTCGCGCGATACTGA